AAAATGAAAAAAGGCGCTGTCATTGTCGATCTGGCTTCTTCAACAGGCGGCAATGTCGAAGGCAGTAAAGACAAAGAAGTGGTGAAGATAAATGGCGTAACCATCATCGGTAATTCAAGCCTCGCTTCTAAAATGCCTGAAGATGCCAGTTTCCTCTACAGTACCAACGTTCTCAATTTCGTAAAAATACTGATCAAAGACGGGGCGTTGCATCTGGATAAGGGAAATGAAATCATCAGAGGGGCATGGTTCACAGAACCAGCAGAAGCTTAATCGGCCCGATCAGTCTTTTTTCCTAATTTAATAATTACCAATCAATTAAGATATGGATACGTTTTATCAGTTTTTTAATACAAACCTCATCCTGCTCTATCTGTTGATCTTCACGATCATCCTCGGATTTGAGGTTATCTCCAAAGTACCTACGGTTCTTCATACGCCTCTGATGTCAGGAGCAAATGCCATTAGCGGAGTGGTTATCATAGGAGCAATTCTGCTGGTCAGACAGGCAGATCCCACTGACTATTTCTCGCTTGGATTGGGCTTTTTCGGAGTCGTCCTCGGAATGATTAATGTTATGGGTGGTTTTGTGGTAACGGACAGAATGCTGGAGATGTTTAAAAAGAAGAAAAAATAAACGCACTCAATTCAGTCCCGCATCTTTTAGGGAAATAAATATGACTCAATTCAACATTGGGGATTAACTCAACAAGAAAAAAAAGAAAATGGCTTACGATTTTTTTATAAACTTAGGATATTTAGTCGGAGCGGTAGGTTTTGTATGGGGCCT
This sequence is a window from Lewinellaceae bacterium. Protein-coding genes within it:
- a CDS encoding NAD(P) transhydrogenase subunit alpha, which gives rise to MDTFYQFFNTNLILLYLLIFTIILGFEVISKVPTVLHTPLMSGANAISGVVIIGAILLVRQADPTDYFSLGLGFFGVVLGMINVMGGFVVTDRMLEMFKKKKK